A window from Jannaschia sp. S6380 encodes these proteins:
- a CDS encoding argininosuccinate lyase, giving the protein MIRLIPLVLLLTACGVDGPPIPPSEVEEERRPGVTISGSVEAGLVRTF; this is encoded by the coding sequence ATGATCCGCCTGATCCCCCTGGTCCTGCTGCTGACCGCCTGCGGCGTCGACGGCCCCCCGATCCCCCCCTCCGAGGTCGAGGAGGAGCGCCGCCCCGGCGTGACCATATCGGGCAGCGTCGAGGCCGGACTCGTCCGTACCTTCTAG
- a CDS encoding DUF1636 domain-containing protein, which yields MTTTITICDTCKRDDWDADSGRTDGEALAALVEAAAAGVEGVRTRRHSCLMGCSGACNVALQGPGKMAYTLGRFDPTPDAAAGLVEYAAKHAAVETGVVPFREWPVAIKGHFVTRHPPVTE from the coding sequence ATGACCACCACGATCACGATCTGCGACACCTGCAAGCGCGACGACTGGGATGCCGATTCCGGCCGAACGGATGGCGAGGCGCTCGCCGCACTGGTCGAGGCCGCCGCCGCGGGTGTCGAAGGGGTGCGAACGCGGCGCCATTCCTGCCTGATGGGCTGTTCGGGGGCCTGCAACGTCGCGCTGCAGGGACCGGGCAAGATGGCCTATACGCTGGGGCGCTTCGACCCCACGCCCGACGCGGCCGCAGGACTTGTCGAATACGCCGCCAAACACGCCGCCGTCGAAACCGGGGTCGTGCCGTTCCGGGAATGGCCCGTGGCCATCAAGGGCCATTTCGTGACCCGCCATCCCCCCGTGACGGAATGA
- a CDS encoding LytS/YhcK type 5TM receptor domain-containing protein, translated as MTHWTTLLDFLGPLALLGMMAVAFGAVRRLIPGCQLSTSVLGLLFGTVAILQMNAPFSPVDGLIVDMRNVAVALAGAFLGLRGFVICLIIAAAMRLQIGGVGAASGIAAMILAGGAGVLWHAMTWHRPRGIWSMAGLAGLMSVHLLAVVLLPSDLAIWFLSQAAPVIVALNLFAVTLIGLLLERERLRAAEEARLRAALASDPGERLMSREALEWAVTQASISSALRGDAIAIGLRLGHRGLLARLWGAEIDRIPMPGLRRRLEALLPEGGIVGRADAGLIVVAIPGLSNAGLDELCERLRRCVSDAPAHAGELAPPRLAVKVAVRRYEVMPSFATVLADLTGHARSSRKGHAATPVAQSSGQVQTAAGDVLFQTFDRLRELRFGSP; from the coding sequence ATGACACATTGGACGACGCTGCTGGATTTTCTCGGGCCCCTGGCGCTTCTGGGGATGATGGCCGTCGCTTTCGGGGCGGTGCGTCGGCTGATACCGGGGTGCCAGCTGTCGACTTCCGTCCTCGGGCTCCTGTTCGGAACGGTCGCAATTCTCCAGATGAACGCCCCGTTCAGTCCGGTCGACGGGCTGATCGTCGACATGCGAAATGTCGCGGTCGCACTGGCCGGGGCGTTTCTGGGCCTGCGCGGCTTCGTGATCTGCCTGATCATCGCCGCGGCGATGCGGCTGCAGATCGGGGGGGTCGGCGCGGCCTCGGGCATCGCGGCCATGATCCTTGCCGGCGGCGCCGGCGTACTCTGGCATGCGATGACGTGGCATCGTCCGCGGGGCATCTGGTCCATGGCGGGCCTTGCCGGGTTGATGAGCGTGCATCTCCTCGCCGTCGTCCTCCTCCCGTCCGATCTCGCGATCTGGTTCCTGTCGCAGGCCGCACCGGTGATCGTGGCGCTGAACCTCTTCGCCGTCACGCTGATCGGCCTCCTCCTGGAGCGGGAACGGCTGCGCGCCGCCGAGGAGGCGCGTCTGCGCGCGGCGCTCGCGTCGGACCCCGGTGAACGGCTCATGTCGCGCGAGGCACTGGAATGGGCGGTGACACAGGCGTCGATATCCAGCGCGCTGCGCGGCGATGCGATCGCAATCGGGCTGCGGCTCGGCCATCGGGGGCTGCTGGCCCGGCTCTGGGGGGCCGAGATCGACCGGATCCCGATGCCCGGCCTGCGTCGACGGCTCGAGGCACTGCTGCCCGAAGGGGGAATCGTGGGCCGCGCCGATGCGGGGCTGATCGTGGTGGCCATTCCAGGCCTGTCGAATGCGGGTCTCGACGAACTCTGCGAACGTCTCCGCCGATGCGTGTCTGACGCACCCGCCCACGCGGGGGAATTGGCGCCGCCTCGGCTGGCCGTCAAGGTCGCTGTCCGTCGATACGAGGTCATGCCATCCTTCGCTACCGTGCTGGCCGACCTGACGGGGCATGCCCGTTCATCGCGCAAGGGGCATGCCGCTACGCCCGTCGCCCAATCCTCGGGTCAGGTTCAGACGGCCGCCGGCGACGTCCTGTTCCAGACCTTCGACCGATTGCGTGAACTTCGCTTCGGATCGCCCTGA
- the cbiB gene encoding adenosylcobinamide-phosphate synthase CbiB — protein sequence MILPAAMILDAWFGEPDWLWSRVPHPAALAGRAIAALDRRLNRGTYRRAKGVLTVFVLTATAALTGWVIAILPDFGLIETIAAAILLAHRSLIDHVRAVADGLRISVRHGRDAVARIVGRDTTGMDSADVARAAIESGAENLSDGVIAPLFWYAIAGLPGMMVYKVVNTADSMIGYRTPRHAAFGWAAARLDDILNWVPARLTAALILLANFAPHHWHRVPNDAHQHRSPNAGWPEAAMAPLLDISLSGPRSYDGAMQDFPWVNPTGRKDVDAGDIDRACTALWRTWGAALVIAVVLALL from the coding sequence ATGATCCTTCCCGCGGCCATGATCCTCGACGCATGGTTCGGGGAGCCGGACTGGCTCTGGTCGCGCGTCCCGCATCCGGCGGCACTGGCGGGCCGGGCCATCGCCGCCCTCGACCGTCGTCTGAACCGGGGGACGTATCGGCGGGCAAAGGGCGTGCTGACGGTGTTCGTCCTGACGGCGACGGCCGCGCTGACCGGCTGGGTCATCGCGATCCTGCCGGATTTCGGCCTGATCGAGACGATCGCGGCGGCCATCCTGCTGGCCCATCGCAGTCTGATCGACCACGTCCGCGCCGTTGCCGACGGCCTGCGCATCTCCGTCCGCCACGGGCGGGACGCCGTGGCCCGGATCGTCGGGCGCGACACGACCGGGATGGACAGCGCCGACGTCGCTCGCGCGGCCATCGAAAGCGGGGCGGAGAACCTGTCCGACGGGGTGATCGCCCCGTTGTTCTGGTACGCGATCGCCGGTTTGCCGGGGATGATGGTCTACAAGGTCGTCAACACCGCCGACAGCATGATCGGATACCGCACCCCCCGGCATGCGGCGTTCGGCTGGGCGGCGGCGCGTCTGGACGACATCCTGAACTGGGTGCCGGCACGGCTGACGGCAGCGCTGATCCTTCTGGCGAATTTCGCGCCACATCACTGGCACCGCGTCCCGAACGACGCGCATCAGCACCGCTCGCCCAATGCCGGCTGGCCCGAGGCGGCGATGGCCCCCCTGCTGGACATCTCGCTGTCGGGGCCGCGCAGCTATGACGGGGCGATGCAGGACTTTCCCTGGGTCAACCCGACGGGCCGCAAGGATGTCGACGCCGGCGATATCGACCGCGCCTGCACGGCGCTTTGGCGGACCTGGGGCGCGGCCCTGGTGATCGCGGTCGTCCTGGCGCTTCTCTAG
- a CDS encoding threonine-phosphate decarboxylase — protein MPDAPTVPPPARDHGGGLDAVRARWGGDVDDWLDLSTGINPDPYPLPEMPARVWTALPDAAATRALGDAARAFWGVPDGADILAAPGASALIARLPVLTPPGRVAIPGPTYNEHAAAFRAAGWAIDDVGRDAQVVVHPNNPDGRLTGRDELTAPFAIIDESFCDIVPDATHVGLSMRPGTVVLKSFGKFWGLAGLRLGFAIATPDTLAPLREALGPWPVSGPALGIGTQALRDTGWARRTRSHLAEAARRLDAVMVPHARPIGGTDLFKLYDTADARAFQERLARHRIWSRTFPYSDRWIRLGLPPDNRWTQLEEALA, from the coding sequence ATGCCTGACGCACCGACCGTCCCGCCACCCGCGCGCGATCACGGGGGCGGGCTCGATGCCGTCCGGGCACGCTGGGGCGGCGATGTCGATGACTGGCTGGACCTGTCCACGGGGATCAACCCCGACCCCTATCCACTGCCCGAGATGCCCGCGCGGGTCTGGACCGCGCTGCCCGACGCGGCGGCGACCCGGGCGCTCGGCGATGCCGCCCGCGCGTTCTGGGGCGTCCCCGACGGAGCCGACATCCTGGCGGCGCCGGGGGCATCCGCCCTCATTGCCCGCCTGCCGGTGCTGACCCCGCCCGGGCGCGTCGCGATCCCCGGCCCCACCTATAACGAACATGCGGCGGCCTTTCGCGCGGCGGGCTGGGCCATCGATGATGTCGGGCGGGATGCGCAGGTCGTCGTCCATCCCAACAACCCCGACGGCCGCCTGACTGGCCGCGACGAACTGACGGCCCCGTTTGCGATCATCGACGAGAGCTTCTGCGACATCGTTCCCGATGCGACGCATGTCGGGCTGTCGATGCGCCCCGGCACGGTCGTCCTCAAGAGCTTCGGCAAGTTCTGGGGACTGGCCGGCCTGCGGCTGGGCTTCGCCATTGCCACGCCGGACACCCTCGCCCCGCTGCGCGAGGCGCTGGGCCCCTGGCCCGTCTCCGGCCCGGCCCTGGGCATCGGGACGCAGGCCTTGCGCGATACCGGCTGGGCCCGGCGAACCCGGTCGCACCTGGCGGAGGCCGCACGACGCCTCGACGCGGTGATGGTGCCCCACGCCCGGCCAATCGGCGGCACGGATCTGTTCAAGCTGTACGATACGGCCGATGCCCGCGCCTTTCAGGAGCGGCTGGCCCGGCATCGCATCTGGTCGCGAACTTTCCCCTATTCCGACCGCTGGATCCGCCTGGGTCTGCCGCCCGACAACCGCTGGACGCAGCTTGAGGAGGCGCTTGCATGA
- a CDS encoding DUF1761 domain-containing protein: MGIVGIIVAGLAGFAFGAVWYSILARSWMAVSGVPVENGQPANRADPVPYVLGLISAVLVAAMLAFVFARAGVDGAGEGFVWGLGAGLFIAAPWLVTCYGFAARPRPLMAIDAGYATFGSAMIGLVLGLF; the protein is encoded by the coding sequence ATGGGCATTGTCGGCATCATCGTGGCGGGCCTCGCCGGTTTCGCGTTCGGCGCAGTCTGGTACTCGATCCTCGCCAGGAGCTGGATGGCGGTGTCGGGCGTCCCCGTCGAGAACGGCCAGCCGGCCAACCGCGCGGACCCGGTGCCCTATGTGTTGGGCCTGATCTCGGCCGTGCTGGTCGCGGCGATGCTTGCCTTCGTCTTTGCGCGCGCGGGGGTCGACGGCGCCGGCGAGGGCTTCGTCTGGGGGTTGGGCGCGGGGCTGTTCATCGCCGCGCCGTGGCTCGTCACCTGCTACGGCTTCGCGGCGCGGCCACGGCCGCTGATGGCGATCGACGCAGGATACGCGACCTTCGGCTCGGCCATGATCGGGCTGGTTCTGGGCCTGTTCTGA
- a CDS encoding transglutaminase family protein, producing MDLRIEAALSYDFDAPTDLLLQVELARAAGQNIVEDALFTTPVEGFVRIDGGSAFGTRAWMQAEGRLDVTYRAQVTIDRPDPDWAALTANPPRTMTAEATSFLMPSRYCPSDEFEAFVWAEFDGLDGGARVAAMRDWIEGAFRYVPGTSNSATTARESFVQRQGVCRDYAHVMIAFARASGIPARMASVYAPDVDPPDFHAVAEVWLEDAWHLIDATGMTTASRMAMIGIGRDAADVSFLTSFGMARMVGQKVDVRPV from the coding sequence ATGGACCTCCGCATCGAAGCCGCCCTCAGCTATGATTTCGACGCCCCGACCGACCTGCTGTTGCAGGTGGAGCTGGCGCGCGCCGCCGGACAGAACATCGTCGAAGACGCGCTTTTCACGACGCCGGTCGAGGGATTCGTGCGGATCGACGGCGGATCGGCTTTCGGCACGCGCGCCTGGATGCAGGCGGAGGGCCGGCTGGACGTGACCTATCGCGCGCAGGTGACGATCGACCGGCCCGATCCGGACTGGGCCGCACTGACGGCGAACCCGCCCCGGACGATGACGGCCGAGGCGACGTCTTTCCTGATGCCGTCGCGATACTGTCCGTCCGACGAGTTCGAGGCTTTCGTGTGGGCCGAATTCGACGGGCTGGACGGTGGCGCCCGGGTCGCGGCCATGCGCGACTGGATCGAAGGGGCCTTCCGCTATGTCCCGGGAACCAGCAATTCCGCCACGACCGCGCGCGAAAGCTTCGTGCAGCGGCAGGGCGTCTGTCGCGACTATGCGCATGTGATGATCGCCTTCGCCCGCGCCTCGGGCATCCCGGCGCGGATGGCTTCGGTCTACGCCCCCGATGTCGACCCGCCCGATTTCCACGCCGTGGCCGAGGTCTGGTTGGAAGATGCATGGCATCTGATCGATGCGACGGGCATGACGACCGCCTCGCGGATGGCGATGATCGGGATCGGCCGGGACGCGGCCGACGTGTCTTTCCTGACGTCATTCGGCATGGCCCGGATGGTCGGGCAGAAGGTCGATGTTCGTCCCGTCTAG
- a CDS encoding TlpA disulfide reductase family protein — MDRLMLRKTALALYGLTLALATPAAALDPALLTGTMAKMAPVDPYTPSITAYTQADGSIGDLSDYAGEVVVLNFWATWCAPCRAEMPSLQALQDELGDDGLEVVTLAFGRHNPEAMARFWADTGVTTLPLHLDARSEVARGMGVKGLPHTVLLDREGRVVAELVGEADWAAPETLALMRALLEE, encoded by the coding sequence ATGGATCGCCTCATGCTGCGGAAGACTGCCCTCGCGCTATACGGCCTGACCCTCGCGCTCGCCACCCCCGCGGCGGCGCTCGACCCGGCGCTGCTGACCGGGACGATGGCGAAGATGGCACCGGTCGATCCCTACACACCGTCGATCACAGCCTACACGCAGGCGGACGGGTCGATCGGGGACCTGTCGGATTATGCCGGCGAGGTCGTGGTGCTGAATTTCTGGGCCACCTGGTGCGCACCCTGCCGAGCGGAGATGCCGTCGCTGCAGGCCCTTCAGGACGAACTGGGCGATGACGGGCTGGAGGTGGTGACGCTGGCTTTTGGGCGCCACAACCCCGAGGCGATGGCACGCTTCTGGGCAGATACCGGCGTAACGACGCTGCCGCTGCATCTCGACGCCCGGTCGGAGGTGGCGCGCGGGATGGGGGTGAAGGGCCTGCCGCATACGGTGCTGCTGGATCGCGAGGGCCGGGTCGTCGCGGAACTGGTCGGCGAGGCGGATTGGGCCGCGCCCGAGACGCTGGCCCTGATGCGTGCGCTGCTGGAGGAGTAA
- a CDS encoding peptidase codes for MRRDRHAFSGRLANWLERHEQNLKWSALALGIASTVAIVQNWQPWPMVFGLPFCLIWVLCAWLRTERQLKYINLLFTALYVYGLLRWLALQP; via the coding sequence ATGCGGCGCGATCGGCATGCGTTCTCGGGTCGTCTGGCCAACTGGCTGGAACGGCACGAACAGAACCTGAAATGGAGCGCCCTGGCGCTGGGTATCGCCAGTACGGTGGCCATCGTTCAGAACTGGCAGCCGTGGCCGATGGTATTCGGCCTGCCGTTCTGCCTGATATGGGTCCTGTGCGCCTGGCTCAGGACCGAACGACAGCTCAAGTACATCAACCTTCTCTTCACGGCGCTCTATGTCTACGGGCTGCTTCGCTGGCTTGCCCTGCAGCCCTGA
- the greA gene encoding transcription elongation factor GreA gives MEKIPMTPRGMSALQAELKQLKSEERPAIIRAIAEAREHGDLSENAEYHSAREKQSFIEGRIKELEGLISLAEVIDPAKMSGAIKFGATVTLIDEDTEEEKTYQIVGEQEADIENGLLNIKSPLARALIGKEEGDSVEVRTPGGTRDYEVTAVTYR, from the coding sequence GTGGAAAAAATCCCGATGACGCCGCGCGGAATGTCGGCGCTGCAGGCCGAGCTCAAGCAACTGAAGTCCGAGGAGCGGCCCGCGATCATCCGTGCCATCGCCGAGGCGCGCGAGCATGGCGACCTGTCGGAGAATGCCGAATACCATTCCGCCCGCGAAAAGCAGTCCTTCATCGAAGGGCGCATCAAGGAACTGGAGGGGCTGATAAGCCTTGCCGAGGTCATCGACCCGGCCAAGATGTCCGGCGCGATCAAGTTCGGCGCCACCGTGACCCTGATCGACGAGGACACGGAGGAGGAGAAGACCTATCAGATCGTGGGCGAGCAGGAAGCCGATATCGAGAACGGCCTGCTCAACATCAAGTCGCCGCTCGCCCGTGCCCTGATCGGCAAGGAGGAGGGCGACAGCGTCGAGGTGCGCACCCCCGGCGGCACGCGCGACTACGAGGTCACCGCCGTGACCTACCGCTAG
- a CDS encoding L-malyl-CoA/beta-methylmalyl-CoA lyase, whose amino-acid sequence MSFRLQPAPAARPNRCQLFGPGSNKKLFAKMAGSDADVVNLDLEDSVAPSDKDAARANVIAAIGAVDWGRKVLSVRINGLDTPYWYRDVVDLMEQAGDRLDQIMIPKVGCAADVYAVDALVTAIEAAKGRGRRIGFEVIIESAAGIAHVEEIAAASPRMVAMSLGAADFAASMGMQTTGIGGTQDDYYMLKDGARHWSDPWHWAQAAIVAACRTHGVLPVDGPFGDFSDDEGYRAQARRSAVLGMVGKWAIHPKQIALANEVFTPSEDKVAEARDILAAMEEAKASGAGATVYKGRLVDIASIKQAEVVVRQSEMIASNS is encoded by the coding sequence ATGAGCTTTCGCCTCCAACCCGCCCCCGCGGCCCGTCCGAACCGCTGTCAGCTGTTCGGCCCGGGATCGAACAAGAAGCTCTTCGCCAAGATGGCGGGCAGCGATGCGGACGTGGTCAACCTCGACCTGGAGGATTCGGTCGCCCCGTCGGACAAGGACGCCGCCCGTGCCAACGTCATCGCCGCCATCGGCGCGGTCGATTGGGGCCGGAAGGTCCTGTCGGTCCGGATCAACGGGCTCGACACGCCATATTGGTACCGCGACGTCGTCGACCTCATGGAACAGGCGGGCGACCGGCTGGACCAGATCATGATCCCCAAGGTCGGCTGTGCCGCCGATGTCTATGCCGTCGATGCCTTGGTCACCGCGATCGAGGCGGCGAAGGGGCGCGGCAGGCGCATCGGTTTCGAGGTCATCATCGAAAGCGCCGCCGGCATCGCCCATGTCGAGGAGATTGCGGCCGCATCGCCCCGGATGGTCGCGATGTCGCTCGGCGCGGCCGATTTCGCCGCCTCGATGGGGATGCAGACGACCGGGATCGGCGGCACGCAGGACGACTATTACATGCTGAAGGACGGCGCGCGCCACTGGTCCGACCCGTGGCACTGGGCGCAGGCGGCGATCGTCGCCGCCTGCCGGACGCATGGCGTGCTGCCCGTGGACGGGCCGTTCGGCGACTTCTCGGACGACGAGGGCTACCGCGCGCAGGCTCGCCGCTCCGCCGTGCTCGGCATGGTCGGCAAATGGGCGATCCATCCGAAGCAGATCGCGCTCGCCAACGAGGTCTTCACGCCATCCGAAGACAAGGTCGCCGAGGCGCGGGACATCCTCGCCGCAATGGAGGAGGCCAAGGCGTCCGGCGCCGGGGCCACCGTCTACAAGGGTCGCTTGGTCGACATCGCGTCGATCAAGCAGGCCGAGGTCGTGGTCCGGCAATCGGAGATGATTGCATCCAATTCGTAG
- the argH gene encoding argininosuccinate lyase — protein sequence MSKPSEAKSNKMWGGRFAEGPDAIMEAINASIGFDRRMARQDIEGSRAHAAMLAAQGIVTDTDAEAIREGLLTVLSEIEGGTFAWSTALEDIHMNVEARLTEIVGAPAGRLHTARSRNDQVALDFRMWVRDQADAAIDALPRLIGALVAQAEAGADWVMPGFTHLQTAQPVTWGHHMLAYVEMFARDLSRFQDARRRMNECPLGTAALAGTSFPIDRDMTAKALGFDRPAANSLDAVSDRDFALEFLSAASICAMHLSRLAEELVIWSSAQFRFVTLSDRWTTGSSIMPQKKNPDAAELLRAKIGRIFGAQAALLMVMKGLPLTYSKDMQEDKEQVFDAADSLMLALAAMTGMVGDMTANRSALEAAAASGFSTATDLADWLVRELDLPFREAHHVTGALVKMAEDAGIDLPDLTLDRMRSVHDGITDGVFDVLGVHNSVASRTSYGGTAPDNVRAQVARWKERLA from the coding sequence ATGTCTAAACCGTCCGAAGCCAAGTCGAACAAGATGTGGGGCGGCCGGTTCGCGGAAGGCCCGGACGCGATCATGGAGGCGATCAATGCATCCATCGGCTTCGACCGGCGCATGGCGCGCCAGGACATCGAAGGCAGCCGGGCCCATGCCGCGATGCTGGCCGCGCAGGGTATCGTGACGGATACGGATGCCGAGGCGATCCGGGAAGGCCTTCTCACGGTGTTGTCAGAGATCGAGGGCGGGACGTTCGCCTGGTCGACCGCGCTCGAGGACATCCACATGAACGTTGAGGCGCGCCTGACCGAGATCGTCGGCGCCCCGGCGGGCCGGTTGCACACGGCGCGATCGCGCAACGACCAGGTCGCGCTCGACTTCCGCATGTGGGTGCGGGACCAGGCGGATGCCGCCATCGACGCCCTGCCCCGGCTGATCGGCGCCTTGGTGGCCCAGGCGGAGGCCGGGGCCGACTGGGTCATGCCCGGCTTCACCCACCTACAGACGGCGCAGCCCGTCACCTGGGGCCATCACATGCTGGCCTATGTCGAGATGTTCGCCCGCGACCTGTCGCGGTTCCAGGACGCGCGGCGGCGGATGAACGAATGCCCGCTGGGGACGGCCGCGCTGGCCGGCACGTCTTTCCCCATCGACCGCGACATGACGGCGAAGGCCCTGGGCTTCGACCGGCCGGCGGCCAATTCGCTCGACGCGGTGTCGGATCGCGACTTCGCGCTCGAATTCCTGTCCGCCGCGTCGATCTGCGCGATGCACCTGTCGCGCCTGGCGGAGGAGCTGGTGATCTGGTCTTCGGCGCAGTTCCGGTTCGTGACGCTGTCGGACCGCTGGACCACCGGGTCCAGCATCATGCCGCAGAAGAAGAACCCCGACGCGGCCGAGCTTCTGCGTGCCAAGATCGGGCGCATCTTCGGGGCGCAGGCGGCGCTTCTGATGGTGATGAAGGGGCTGCCGCTGACCTATTCCAAGGACATGCAGGAGGACAAGGAACAGGTCTTCGACGCCGCCGACAGCCTGATGCTGGCCCTGGCCGCGATGACCGGCATGGTCGGTGACATGACCGCGAACCGATCTGCATTGGAGGCCGCCGCCGCCTCGGGCTTCTCGACCGCGACCGATCTGGCGGACTGGCTGGTGCGCGAGCTGGACCTGCCCTTCCGCGAGGCGCACCATGTGACCGGCGCGCTGGTCAAGATGGCCGAGGATGCGGGCATCGACCTGCCGGACCTGACGCTCGACCGGATGCGGTCGGTCCATGACGGGATCACCGATGGCGTCTTCGACGTCCTGGGCGTGCACAACTCGGTCGCGTCGCGCACGTCCTATGGCGGCACGGCCCCCGACAACGTCCGCGCGCAGGTCGCGCGGTGGAAGGAGCGTCTCGCATGA
- a CDS encoding acetyl-CoA carboxylase carboxyltransferase subunit alpha: MTQYLDFEKPLSEIEGKAEELRAMARADAKVDVEREATQLDQKARDMLSNLYKSLTPWQKAQVARHAERPHCRDYIKALFTEWTPLAGDRNFADDHAVMGGLARLDGRPVMVIGHEKGHDTRTRIERNFGMARPEGYRKAIRLMEMADRFGLPVVTLIDTPGAYPGKGAEERGQSEAIARSTQACLRLGVPLVSVVIGEGGSGGAVAFATANRVAMLEHSIYSVISPEGCASILWKDAEKMREAAEALRLTAQDLLKLDVIDRIVPEPLGGAHRDRDAAIASVSAAMIEMLGSFDGQDAEAIRAARRDKFLGMGSKGLAA; this comes from the coding sequence ATGACGCAGTATCTGGACTTCGAGAAGCCACTTTCCGAGATCGAGGGCAAGGCGGAAGAGTTACGCGCGATGGCGCGGGCCGATGCCAAGGTCGATGTCGAGCGTGAGGCCACGCAGCTCGACCAGAAGGCCCGCGACATGCTCTCCAATCTCTACAAGTCGCTGACGCCTTGGCAGAAGGCCCAGGTCGCCCGCCACGCCGAACGGCCCCATTGCCGCGACTATATCAAGGCGCTGTTTACCGAATGGACGCCGCTGGCCGGCGACCGCAACTTCGCCGACGATCATGCCGTTATGGGCGGGCTGGCCCGGCTGGATGGCCGGCCGGTCATGGTGATCGGGCACGAGAAAGGGCACGACACCCGTACCCGCATCGAACGGAACTTCGGCATGGCGCGCCCCGAAGGCTATCGCAAGGCGATCCGACTGATGGAGATGGCCGACCGGTTCGGCTTGCCGGTCGTCACTTTGATCGACACGCCCGGCGCCTATCCCGGCAAGGGCGCCGAGGAACGGGGTCAGTCCGAGGCGATCGCCCGCTCGACCCAGGCCTGCCTGCGTCTCGGCGTGCCGCTCGTCAGCGTCGTCATCGGGGAGGGCGGCTCGGGCGGCGCGGTCGCGTTCGCGACGGCGAACCGCGTCGCGATGCTGGAACACTCGATCTATTCGGTGATCTCGCCCGAGGGCTGCGCCTCAATTTTGTGGAAGGACGCCGAAAAGATGCGCGAAGCGGCCGAGGCGCTGCGCCTGACCGCGCAGGACCTGCTGAAGCTCGACGTCATCGACCGCATCGTCCCCGAACCCCTGGGCGGCGCGCATCGCGACCGCGACGCGGCCATCGCCTCGGTCTCTGCGGCGATGATCGAGATGCTGGGCAGTTTCGACGGGCAGGATGCCGAGGCCATCCGCGCCGCCCGCCGCGACAAGTTCCTGGGCATGGGATCCAAGGGGCTGGCCGCCTGA
- a CDS encoding calcium/sodium antiporter — protein MDILLVLAGLAALLVGGGLLVSGAVDLARRWGLPPLVIGVTLVGMGTSLPELLTSLRAAQTGAPGLALGNVVGSNVANILLILSVAALLSPVAMPRRVWRGDGIVLLGISVAGALWLGLAGGLGLLGAVAFLAVFAVWMAWQLRQSDPDPDLDAAPPMSALGAGLLVGLGFAGVLLGAEMLVRGAVSLARLWGVSEAVIGLTIVAVGTSLPELATSAMAAWKGRSEIALGNVLGSNVFNLLFILGVTGLFAPLPADARFAVLDIPVMVGAVVLLLAVAYRGRIGRAGAAIMLAGYGAYIWVLTA, from the coding sequence ATGGATATTCTGCTGGTGTTGGCGGGCCTCGCCGCGCTTCTGGTCGGGGGCGGGCTCTTGGTGTCCGGCGCGGTGGACCTCGCCCGTCGCTGGGGTCTGCCGCCGCTGGTGATCGGTGTCACGCTGGTCGGCATGGGCACGTCGCTGCCGGAACTGCTGACCAGCCTGCGCGCCGCGCAGACCGGCGCGCCGGGCCTCGCCCTGGGCAATGTCGTCGGCTCGAACGTCGCGAACATCCTCCTGATCCTGTCCGTCGCGGCGCTCCTCAGCCCGGTGGCGATGCCGCGCAGGGTATGGCGGGGCGACGGGATCGTGCTGCTCGGGATCTCCGTTGCCGGCGCGCTCTGGCTCGGGCTGGCCGGTGGGCTGGGCCTCCTTGGCGCGGTGGCGTTCCTCGCGGTGTTCGCGGTCTGGATGGCGTGGCAGTTGCGGCAATCCGACCCCGATCCGGACCTCGACGCCGCGCCGCCGATGTCGGCCCTTGGCGCGGGCCTCCTCGTCGGTCTGGGCTTCGCCGGCGTTCTTCTGGGGGCGGAGATGCTGGTGCGCGGCGCGGTGTCCCTGGCCCGGCTCTGGGGCGTGTCGGAGGCGGTAATCGGCTTGACCATCGTGGCGGTCGGCACGTCGCTGCCGGAACTCGCCACTTCCGCCATGGCCGCCTGGAAGGGCCGCAGCGAGATCGCGCTCGGCAACGTGCTGGGGTCGAACGTGTTCAACCTGCTGTTCATCCTTGGGGTGACTGGTCTGTTCGCGCCGCTGCCGGCGGATGCCCGGTTCGCCGTGCTGGACATTCCGGTCATGGTCGGTGCCGTTGTCCTGTTGCTCGCCGTGGCCTATCGCGGGCGGATCGGCCGCGCGGGTGCGGCGATCATGCTGGCGGGATACGGCGCGTATATCTGGGTGCTGACCGCCTGA